One genomic region from Muriicola soli encodes:
- a CDS encoding DUF4331 family protein, with protein sequence MSKSKLIMGISVLAIAGALLIAADHLDAPSSGGTTADIADFFAFEPTLGSDNTTFVVDLQSSVLPDLAYGSFDEDVLTEINIDTDGDLVEDYVIQAYPQNGTMYFFAGVPVQTGLNSQILADSPLGEVVISGSTAIVAEGMNGTKLFAGPRQDPFFFDFFQFNAVINPDVNSAPMGFKTAAEAEDTFDGANTMSIVVEIPNSMVGTTSTTNALGIPVYKTWVTTNRKQ encoded by the coding sequence ATGAGTAAATCAAAATTAATTATGGGAATTTCAGTACTGGCCATTGCCGGTGCACTTCTGATCGCTGCGGATCACCTCGATGCTCCTTCTTCCGGAGGAACTACAGCTGATATTGCAGATTTCTTCGCATTTGAACCAACTTTAGGCTCAGACAACACCACTTTTGTAGTAGATCTGCAATCGAGTGTATTACCTGATCTGGCTTACGGTTCTTTTGATGAGGATGTTCTAACGGAAATCAACATCGATACCGATGGAGATTTGGTCGAAGACTATGTCATTCAGGCTTATCCACAAAACGGAACCATGTACTTCTTCGCGGGTGTACCTGTTCAAACTGGTTTAAACAGTCAGATTCTGGCGGATAGCCCACTAGGGGAAGTCGTCATTTCAGGATCAACTGCGATTGTAGCTGAAGGAATGAATGGTACAAAATTGTTTGCCGGGCCAAGGCAGGATCCTTTCTTTTTCGACTTCTTTCAATTCAATGCGGTGATCAACCCGGATGTAAATTCGGCCCCCATGGGATTCAAGACTGCAGCTGAAGCAGAGGACACATTTGACGGAGCCAATACCATGTCTATTGTGGTAGAGATTCCAAATAGTATGGTGGGAACTACCAGCACAACAAATGCTTTGGGGATTCCTGTGTACAAAACATGGGTAACTACCAACAGAAAACAGTAA
- a CDS encoding LETM1-related biofilm-associated protein has translation MNPSGPGWINKFGEVVRNKEGIYSDFSTLYTSLKDYGFVYGMNVKSPSFISIEHAPSEDEMAKINLLTALYFTFALERQEHKFEDFLAAVFAFYKELKVSQISFLNKILTGSKTSAQLEKLIDSRVYLDDNVISRTFNSVITNSLLFIDILTFRYFLREGKDIVQQAQKLEYLAINITYHALNAKEKNKADEKLSQLFAASLTFIDEDKEKFDGSYREILVNNCSPWENQYFLDVACLTVWEDYSLDYKESQFIYGIGKDMGFTEDQIAGSLEDITTFFKDNSKNITFLKDTNVAVQFYDSMSRVVNKLILRNSKRLQKELSESKELVFLISKGAVKELSPDEKKKIQDQLMDVFKSVPSLAIFLLPGGAVLLPIFIKLIPALLPSSFDENRVAKKGENTEKTNYKKNL, from the coding sequence ATGAATCCTTCAGGCCCAGGCTGGATAAATAAATTTGGTGAGGTTGTAAGAAATAAAGAGGGAATTTATTCTGACTTCTCAACGCTCTATACCAGCTTAAAAGACTATGGCTTTGTCTATGGAATGAATGTAAAGAGTCCATCATTCATTAGTATAGAACACGCCCCTTCGGAGGACGAAATGGCGAAGATCAACCTGCTAACCGCTCTGTACTTTACCTTTGCCCTGGAACGTCAGGAGCATAAATTCGAAGATTTTCTCGCAGCTGTATTTGCGTTTTACAAGGAACTCAAGGTGAGTCAGATTTCATTTTTAAACAAGATCCTTACAGGAAGTAAAACATCGGCTCAACTGGAGAAACTCATTGATTCCAGGGTTTACCTCGATGACAATGTGATTAGCAGAACCTTTAATAGTGTCATCACCAATTCGCTGTTGTTTATTGATATCCTCACATTCAGATATTTTCTCAGAGAAGGAAAGGATATTGTTCAGCAAGCCCAAAAGCTCGAATACCTGGCTATTAATATTACTTATCACGCCCTGAACGCCAAGGAGAAGAACAAGGCAGATGAAAAGTTGTCACAATTATTTGCGGCCTCACTCACCTTTATCGACGAAGACAAGGAGAAATTTGACGGCTCCTACCGGGAAATCCTGGTTAACAATTGTTCTCCCTGGGAAAATCAATATTTTTTGGACGTGGCCTGTCTAACAGTATGGGAAGATTATTCTTTGGATTACAAAGAATCACAATTCATTTATGGGATTGGAAAGGACATGGGATTCACCGAAGATCAGATCGCTGGATCTTTGGAAGACATCACTACCTTTTTTAAAGATAACAGTAAAAATATTACCTTTCTGAAGGATACCAATGTCGCCGTACAATTCTATGACAGCATGTCCAGGGTGGTGAATAAACTCATCCTCAGAAATAGCAAACGTCTCCAAAAAGAACTTTCAGAAAGCAAGGAACTCGTCTTCCTGATCTCCAAAGGAGCGGTAAAAGAATTGAGTCCGGATGAGAAGAAAAAAATTCAGGACCAGCTTATGGACGTCTTTAAAAGTGTTCCTTCCCTGGCCATTTTTCTCTTGCCGGGTGGTGCCGTTCTCCTACCAATTTTCATCAAATTGATCCCGGCTTTACTCCCCTCCTCCTTCGATGAAAACCGAGTAGCAAAAAAAGGAGAAAATACTGAAAAAACGAACTATAAGAAAAATCTATAG
- a CDS encoding LytR/AlgR family response regulator transcription factor — MNVIIIEDEKPSARRLARMLSDLGLEASTTLHSVEESLQWFQNNEHPDLIFLDIQLSDGLSFEIFELLEIKSAIIFTTAFDEYALQAFKLNSIDYLLKPIDEDELEKAVTKFKKQNSVASPKMAVDFEDIKKLLVNPIDREYKKRFTVRVGQHLKIIHADDVECFYSENKGTYAATTEGRSYLLDNTLEQLESELTPKIFFRVSRKYVININHIRDIISYTNSRLQIKLNKTTDQEIIVSRERVKDFKLWLE; from the coding sequence ATGAATGTGATTATTATTGAAGATGAGAAACCCTCCGCCAGAAGATTGGCCAGAATGTTGTCAGACCTGGGGTTGGAGGCAAGCACTACCTTGCATTCGGTTGAAGAATCATTGCAGTGGTTTCAGAATAATGAACATCCCGACTTAATTTTTCTCGATATTCAGCTGTCTGATGGTCTTTCCTTTGAAATTTTTGAGCTGCTTGAGATTAAAAGCGCCATTATTTTTACGACGGCATTTGATGAGTATGCACTCCAGGCCTTTAAACTAAATAGTATCGATTATCTCCTTAAGCCAATTGACGAAGATGAGCTCGAAAAAGCCGTCACCAAATTCAAGAAGCAGAATTCTGTCGCCAGCCCGAAGATGGCTGTCGACTTTGAAGACATAAAAAAATTACTGGTTAACCCGATCGATCGGGAGTACAAAAAGAGATTTACCGTTAGGGTAGGGCAGCACCTCAAAATTATACATGCTGATGATGTGGAATGTTTCTACAGTGAAAACAAGGGTACCTATGCAGCCACTACCGAAGGGAGATCTTATTTGCTAGACAATACCCTGGAGCAGTTAGAATCAGAATTGACTCCTAAAATATTCTTCAGGGTAAGCAGGAAGTACGTGATTAATATCAACCATATCAGAGACATAATTTCCTATACCAATTCCAGGCTTCAAATTAAGTTGAACAAGACTACTGACCAGGAAATCATCGTGAGTAGGGAACGTGTTAAGGATTTTAAGTTATGGTTAGAGTAA
- a CDS encoding 2TM domain-containing protein translates to MASKSLAAYKRAEKKVKDIKGFYRHLTIYLIVNAIIVIEGLEGINFLELNTSDIDPSFVEWLVWNVFSVPLLWGIVLLIHGLQVYSFHIPILKKWEAEQIRKMMEKEETKNNKPLI, encoded by the coding sequence ATGGCTAGTAAATCACTTGCGGCATACAAAAGAGCTGAAAAGAAGGTAAAAGATATCAAAGGCTTTTACCGCCACCTCACCATTTACCTGATTGTAAATGCAATTATTGTCATAGAAGGACTTGAGGGGATCAACTTTTTAGAGCTCAATACCTCCGATATAGATCCTTCATTCGTTGAATGGCTGGTCTGGAATGTTTTCAGCGTCCCTCTTCTTTGGGGAATAGTCCTTCTAATTCACGGACTTCAAGTATATTCTTTTCATATCCCAATACTAAAAAAATGGGAAGCGGAACAGATCAGGAAGATGATGGAAAAAGAAGAAACAAAAAATAACAAGCCCTTGATTTAA
- a CDS encoding 2TM domain-containing protein encodes MGVISKEVKMENQEFESEKLKKAKAKVEELKGFYIHLAVYIVINAFIMINILIRALGDGDTFWQFGTFFTPFFWGIGLAFHAAKVFNFNPILGKNWEERQIQKYIEKDKRDAAKFK; translated from the coding sequence ATGGGAGTAATTAGTAAAGAAGTAAAAATGGAAAATCAGGAGTTTGAAAGTGAGAAGTTAAAAAAGGCAAAAGCCAAGGTTGAAGAGCTCAAGGGTTTTTACATCCATCTGGCTGTCTATATTGTTATCAATGCCTTTATAATGATCAATATTTTGATCCGGGCTTTGGGCGATGGTGACACCTTCTGGCAATTTGGTACATTTTTCACCCCTTTTTTCTGGGGCATAGGTCTTGCTTTTCACGCGGCCAAAGTTTTTAATTTCAACCCTATCCTTGGAAAGAATTGGGAAGAAAGGCAGATCCAAAAGTATATCGAGAAGGATAAACGAGACGCAGCTAAATTCAAATAA
- a CDS encoding 2TM domain-containing protein — MEDFNKENKYLKAKERVDRLKKFYSNLTSYVLVISALALINYVTNEWRYMWFLWAAFGWGIGILFHAIGTFDLNPFFGRAWEERKIKELMREEDEIKKWE, encoded by the coding sequence ATGGAAGATTTTAACAAAGAAAACAAGTACCTAAAGGCCAAGGAACGGGTAGACCGATTAAAGAAATTCTATTCCAATCTCACCTCATACGTTTTGGTTATATCTGCCCTTGCACTGATCAATTACGTCACCAATGAATGGCGATACATGTGGTTCTTGTGGGCCGCATTCGGATGGGGAATAGGCATTCTGTTTCATGCAATTGGCACTTTTGATCTCAATCCTTTCTTCGGCAGGGCCTGGGAGGAAAGAAAGATCAAGGAGCTGATGCGAGAAGAAGATGAGATAAAGAAATGGGAGTAA
- a CDS encoding 2TM domain-containing protein, whose protein sequence is MKEFNTILKVSLILTLVIVLLNLLVNYGEPVLFMDVLETTGISFIYSFVLTAVGSSFHNYASRKYSWETQATKRLWFGAIGSVILTVIAFGLVRWFVRVIIYGNTFESFVENENVINYIVALVITLVISLFIHAFYFWKALQDTKIKEQKIIAGTASAKFDALKNQLDPHFLFNSLNVLTSLIEEDPKQAQRFTTALSKVYRYVLEQKNKDLVSVNEELDFAKTYIKLLTMRFEDGISLEIPETSSIPDAKIVPLSLQLLLENAVKHNVVTSSKPLRIKVYEEDGKLVVENNLQEKPVVKRSSGVGLRNIQQRYSILSNKKVNIIKTASEFSVQLPMLTKQIGTMETQKAFIEDKRYQKAKERVEEIKGFFGNLLAYCIIIPFLAWINYRSTDFPWVLFPALGWGLGVIAHGMEAYGYNPLWGKRWEERKIKEFMENEEL, encoded by the coding sequence ATGAAAGAATTCAATACGATTTTAAAAGTATCCCTAATACTCACCCTGGTAATTGTTTTATTGAACCTCCTGGTGAATTACGGCGAGCCCGTTTTATTTATGGATGTGCTTGAAACTACCGGCATTTCTTTTATATACTCTTTTGTGCTTACTGCAGTTGGATCGTCATTTCACAACTACGCGAGCAGGAAATACAGCTGGGAAACACAGGCCACAAAACGGCTGTGGTTCGGGGCTATTGGTTCAGTTATACTTACAGTGATCGCTTTTGGCCTGGTACGTTGGTTTGTTAGGGTGATCATCTACGGCAATACCTTCGAATCCTTTGTGGAAAATGAAAATGTGATCAATTATATCGTCGCACTGGTCATCACCCTGGTTATTTCCTTATTTATCCACGCCTTTTATTTTTGGAAGGCTCTTCAGGATACTAAGATCAAAGAGCAGAAGATTATCGCAGGGACCGCATCAGCCAAATTTGATGCCCTGAAAAATCAGCTGGATCCACACTTTCTGTTTAATAGCCTCAATGTACTCACCAGCCTGATAGAAGAGGACCCTAAGCAAGCTCAGCGGTTTACCACAGCCCTCTCCAAGGTGTATCGATATGTTTTGGAACAAAAGAACAAGGATCTGGTATCCGTTAATGAGGAACTCGATTTTGCCAAAACGTATATCAAGCTATTGACGATGCGGTTTGAAGATGGGATTTCTTTAGAGATTCCCGAAACCTCAAGTATTCCGGATGCTAAAATAGTTCCGCTTTCATTGCAATTACTACTTGAAAATGCGGTAAAACACAATGTAGTGACCTCTTCCAAGCCATTGCGAATAAAAGTTTATGAGGAAGACGGAAAATTGGTCGTGGAGAACAATTTGCAAGAGAAGCCGGTGGTTAAAAGGAGCAGTGGCGTGGGGTTGAGAAATATTCAACAGCGCTATTCCATACTGTCAAATAAAAAAGTCAATATTATAAAAACGGCCTCGGAGTTCAGTGTACAGCTACCGATGCTCACTAAACAAATAGGAACTATGGAAACACAAAAAGCGTTTATTGAAGACAAACGTTATCAAAAGGCCAAAGAGCGCGTAGAGGAAATCAAGGGATTTTTTGGAAATTTACTCGCCTATTGCATTATAATTCCATTTTTAGCCTGGATTAATTACCGCAGTACAGATTTTCCCTGGGTCTTATTTCCGGCCCTTGGATGGGGCTTGGGCGTAATTGCACACGGGATGGAAGCCTATGGCTATAACCCGCTGTGGGGAAAGCGCTGGGAAGAGCGAAAGATCAAGGAATTCATGGAAAATGAGGAGCTGTAA
- a CDS encoding FMN-binding negative transcriptional regulator, whose translation MYIPPQYKNENLAEVRDFITAHSFAILVNQSDGKPWATHTPLELGKDEHGNDILIGHIAKANPQWKAFEENPKVLCIFHGPHSYISSSWYKEEEVPTWNYIAVHVYGSISVMTTEEVLNWLHSLVERYEKEEKNPISLENMSSSTLKQVRGVVGFRIRIEEIQAAFKLSQGREEDHSRIIKELQSKSEPGSRQIASIMKNSGKDPAEEIKEN comes from the coding sequence ATGTATATTCCTCCTCAATACAAAAATGAAAATTTAGCTGAAGTCAGGGACTTTATCACAGCCCATTCCTTTGCCATCCTGGTAAATCAGTCAGATGGTAAGCCCTGGGCCACCCATACTCCCCTGGAGCTGGGAAAGGACGAACACGGAAATGACATCTTAATAGGCCATATTGCAAAAGCCAATCCGCAGTGGAAGGCCTTTGAAGAGAATCCGAAGGTGCTCTGCATCTTTCACGGCCCACATTCTTACATTTCGTCTTCATGGTACAAAGAAGAAGAGGTGCCTACCTGGAATTACATTGCTGTACATGTTTACGGAAGTATCTCTGTAATGACTACGGAAGAGGTGCTGAACTGGCTGCACTCCCTGGTGGAGCGGTACGAAAAGGAAGAAAAGAATCCCATTTCGCTTGAGAATATGTCTTCTTCAACCCTGAAACAAGTAAGAGGCGTGGTAGGATTTCGCATCCGGATAGAAGAGATCCAGGCGGCTTTTAAACTGTCCCAGGGACGGGAGGAGGACCACAGCAGGATCATAAAGGAATTACAATCAAAGAGTGAACCCGGAAGCAGACAAATAGCATCCATTATGAAAAATAGTGGAAAAGACCCTGCGGAAGAAATAAAGGAAAATTAG
- a CDS encoding LytR/AlgR family response regulator transcription factor: protein MNKKTRILIVEDDMIIAANISLQLTKAGYEVTGIESRGEEAVIHSRLNPPDIILMDINLKGRLNGIESVKRIQEVIDIPVIYITANNDEATFEEAKHTHPFAFIAKPITMSNVLRSLALAEEQFKTREESVPVEENYIALLNDRIFIRHHGQMVKLLLQDILYIEADRNYCHVMTSKKEYVLTTTLKEMQNKLPEEIFVRVHRSFLVNISKLDVVAEAHVEINRKAIPLSKSNREGLLKHLQTI from the coding sequence ATGAATAAAAAAACGCGTATATTAATTGTGGAGGACGATATGATAATCGCCGCTAATATCTCCCTCCAATTAACCAAAGCTGGCTATGAAGTCACCGGGATTGAATCCAGGGGAGAGGAAGCAGTCATCCATTCGCGTCTTAACCCACCTGATATCATCCTGATGGATATTAACCTCAAAGGTCGCTTAAACGGGATAGAATCCGTGAAGAGGATACAGGAGGTAATAGATATTCCTGTTATCTATATCACTGCCAACAACGACGAAGCCACTTTTGAAGAAGCCAAGCATACCCACCCATTTGCCTTTATTGCCAAACCGATTACCATGAGCAATGTGCTCAGGTCTCTTGCCCTGGCAGAAGAACAGTTCAAAACAAGGGAAGAGTCGGTTCCTGTAGAGGAGAATTATATCGCTCTGCTAAACGATAGGATATTTATCAGGCATCACGGTCAAATGGTAAAATTGCTACTCCAGGATATTCTCTATATAGAGGCCGATCGGAATTACTGTCATGTGATGACATCGAAAAAGGAGTATGTCCTCACTACCACCTTAAAAGAAATGCAAAACAAATTGCCTGAAGAGATCTTCGTCAGGGTGCATCGTTCATTTTTGGTGAATATTTCCAAATTAGACGTAGTGGCAGAGGCTCATGTTGAAATCAACCGAAAGGCCATTCCTTTAAGTAAGTCGAATCGCGAAGGCCTCCTAAAACATTTACAAACGATATAA